The following are encoded in a window of Carya illinoinensis cultivar Pawnee chromosome 15, C.illinoinensisPawnee_v1, whole genome shotgun sequence genomic DNA:
- the LOC122295930 gene encoding uncharacterized protein LOC122295930 isoform X2 — MGTVLDSHFLGFTAIVTVVYQLFFFIVTALLRFDKVTDFAGSTNFIIIGVLTLILKGSWNFRQVVLTLLVVIWGLRLALFLLMRILQWGEDRRFDEMRGNLGRLAIFWIFQAVWVWTVSLPVTVVNSSNRNPSLQAEDIIGWIMWSVGFLVEAIADQQKLVFKNSPENRGKWCNVGQWQYSRHPNYFGEILLWWGIFVASTPVLEGAEWLVILGPIFLTLLLLFVSGIPMLEESADKKFGNVGAYRIYKRTTSPLIPLPPVVYGNLPSWFKTTFLFEFPFYSRSLPQEELN, encoded by the exons ATGGGAACCGTTCTCGACTCCCATTTCTTGGGCTTCACTGCCATTGTCACT GTGGTGtatcagttatttttctttatagtcACAGCTCTTCTCAGATTCGATAAAGTCACTGATTTTGCCG GAAGCACAAATTTCATTATAATTGGGGTATTGACTCTGATTCTGAAAGGGTCATGGAATTTTAGACAG GTAGTCTTGACTTTGCTTGTAGTGATATGGGGTCTTCGTCTGGCACTGTTTCTATTAATGAG GATATTGCAGTGGGGGGAGGATAGACGTTTTGATGAAATGCGTGGTAATTTAGGAAGGTTGGCAATATTCTGGATATTTCAG GCTGTCTGGGTGTGGACGGTTAGTTTGCCTGTCACAGTGGTTAATTCAAGCAACAGAAATCCATCTCTCCAGGCTGAGGACATAATTGGCTGGATTATGTGGTCTGTGGGTTTTTTAGTTGAAGCAATAGCTGATCAGCAAAAATTAGTATTCAAAAACTCCCCAGAAAATAGAGGGAAATGGTGCAATGTTGGACAATGGCAATACTCTCGTCATCCGAACTATTTTGGCGAG ATTCTCCTCTGGTGGGGAATTTTCGTGGCTTCCACACCTGTTCTGGAAGGTGCTGAGTGGCTTGTAATCCTTGGGCCAATTTTTCTAACATTGTTACTTCTTTTTGTCAGTGGCATACCAATGCTTGAG GAATCAGCCGATAAGAAGTTTGGGAATGTGGGTGCATATAGGATTTACAAAAGAACAACTAG CCCTCTAATTCCACTTCCACCAGTGGTATATGGGAATCTGCCCTCATGGTTCAAAACAACGTTTCTCTTTGAATTCCCTTTCTACAGTCGTAGTCTTCCACAAGAAGAGCTAAACTG A
- the LOC122295930 gene encoding uncharacterized protein LOC122295930 isoform X1, with translation MGTVLDSHFLGFTAIVTVVYQLFFFIVTALLRFDKVTDFAGSTNFIIIGVLTLILKGSWNFRQVVLTLLVVIWGLRLALFLLMRILQWGEDRRFDEMRGNLGRLAIFWIFQAVWVWTVSLPVTVVNSSNRNPSLQAEDIIGWIMWSVGFLVEAIADQQKLVFKNSPENRGKWCNVGQWQYSRHPNYFGEILLWWGIFVASTPVLEGAEWLVILGPIFLTLLLLFVSGIPMLEESADKKFGNVGAYRIYKRTTSPLIPLPPVVYGNLPSWFKTTFLFEFPFYSRSLPQEELNWYRMNQGESDNALKMH, from the exons ATGGGAACCGTTCTCGACTCCCATTTCTTGGGCTTCACTGCCATTGTCACT GTGGTGtatcagttatttttctttatagtcACAGCTCTTCTCAGATTCGATAAAGTCACTGATTTTGCCG GAAGCACAAATTTCATTATAATTGGGGTATTGACTCTGATTCTGAAAGGGTCATGGAATTTTAGACAG GTAGTCTTGACTTTGCTTGTAGTGATATGGGGTCTTCGTCTGGCACTGTTTCTATTAATGAG GATATTGCAGTGGGGGGAGGATAGACGTTTTGATGAAATGCGTGGTAATTTAGGAAGGTTGGCAATATTCTGGATATTTCAG GCTGTCTGGGTGTGGACGGTTAGTTTGCCTGTCACAGTGGTTAATTCAAGCAACAGAAATCCATCTCTCCAGGCTGAGGACATAATTGGCTGGATTATGTGGTCTGTGGGTTTTTTAGTTGAAGCAATAGCTGATCAGCAAAAATTAGTATTCAAAAACTCCCCAGAAAATAGAGGGAAATGGTGCAATGTTGGACAATGGCAATACTCTCGTCATCCGAACTATTTTGGCGAG ATTCTCCTCTGGTGGGGAATTTTCGTGGCTTCCACACCTGTTCTGGAAGGTGCTGAGTGGCTTGTAATCCTTGGGCCAATTTTTCTAACATTGTTACTTCTTTTTGTCAGTGGCATACCAATGCTTGAG GAATCAGCCGATAAGAAGTTTGGGAATGTGGGTGCATATAGGATTTACAAAAGAACAACTAG CCCTCTAATTCCACTTCCACCAGTGGTATATGGGAATCTGCCCTCATGGTTCAAAACAACGTTTCTCTTTGAATTCCCTTTCTACAGTCGTAGTCTTCCACAAGAAGAGCTAAACTG GTATAGAATGAACCAGGGAGAAAGCGACAATGCATTGAAGATGCATTAG
- the LOC122295482 gene encoding peptidyl-prolyl cis-trans isomerase FKBP17-2, chloroplastic codes for MATNIFGSPPFLSHPLAKSHFSSSSQTPPPPTPPTPPSQPQSATPSPQLSTTSSEQQAPASVQVQKQKPTKRSASATTAESTDWIASTLTRRFGLGAGLAWAAFLAVGVISEQIKTRLEVSQQEAETRNVEKEEEVVLPNGIRYYELRVGGGASPRPGDLVVIDLKGKVEGSGEVFVDTFGGEKKPLALVMGSRPYSKGVCEGIEYVLRSMKAGGKRRVIIPPSLGFRENGAELGSGVQIPPLATLEYIVEVEKVSIAPA; via the exons ATGGCTACCAATATCTTTGGCTCTCCACCATTTCTCTCCCACCCCCTCGCAAAATCTCACTTCTCTTCATCATCACAAACACCTCCTCCTCCTACCCCCCCAACTCCGCCTTCCCAACCTCAATCTGCCACACCATCTCCACAGCTAAGTACAACTTCATCAGAGCAGCAAGCTCCAGCCTCAGTTCAAGTTCAAAAACAGAAACCCACTAAACGCTCCGCTTCTGCAACCACGGCTGAATCCACCGACTGGATTGCTTCCACCTTAACCAGGCGGTTCGGGCTCGGTGCAGGCCTTGCATGGGCTGCTTTCCTTGCTGTTGGTGTAATCTCGGAGCAGATTAAGACTCGCCTTGAAGTCTCCCAACAAGAAGCAGAAACCAG AAATGTTGAGAAGGAAGAGGAGGTGGTCTTGCCTAATGGCATAAG GTATTACGAGTTGAGAGTTGGCGGCGGTGCTTCTCCAAGGCCGGGAGACTTGGTTGTGATTGATCTTAAGGGAAAGGTAGAGGGCAGTGGAGAAGTGTTTGTGGATACATTTGGTGGTGAAAAGAAACCATTGGCTCTTGTGATGGGATCCAGGCCATATAGCAAGGGAGTGTGTGAAGGAATAGAATATGTTCTAAGATCTATGAAGGCAGGGGGGAAAAGGAGAGTGATAATTCCTCCAAGTTTGGGGTTCAGGGAGAATGGAGCAGAGTTAGGTTCTGGTGTGCAGATTCCCCCCCTTGCAACTCTTGAGTACATTGTAGAGGTTGAAAAAGTCTCCATTGCTCCGGCTTGA